Genomic DNA from uncultured Desulfuromusa sp.:
GGATAGCCAAGCCCGCCTGGGCAGCCCACTCATTGGCAAATATCCCTTGTTCAGCAAAAGGATGATCGGCACAGCTTGGCGCTGATTTCCTGGTTTTCAAGCGGCCCATATTTGCCACCCTGTATGGACTGGGCAAACATCCGACATAGGGGGTCGAATCCCAGCTTTCAATTTCCTGCTTTAATTTATTTTGTTCTTCCGTTGTGCCGAAAATCGCCTGACCGGTTTCCTGACCGTTGCCGAGATCGAGCCAGGGGCTATGGGCCTTGCAGGCCTTGCGTGATCTGATGTTATCGACGCAGCTGACGATAAGCCGGTCATAAACAAAGTGTAGGTGAACTTCTCCACGGCTCTTGCTGAAGGCGAAATCAACGCCGTATTGTTGGTTGAGACGCTGACAGAGAGCTTCGGACTTACCGCTGCCTATCTCCCAGGCGTGGAAATTCTGCCGGGCACAATTCTTTTCCTCGACCATATCTGGATCGACCAGTAAAACCTGTAGATCGAGCCTGTACCCGGCAACCAGCTTTGCCAGACCTTGGGCCAGGTAACTGCCGGTGCCACCGGTGCCGATCAGAAGCAATGATTTGAATTGCGGAGCCAGGTAACTTTTACGGTTCATTGTTCCTCCAGAATGTCACGGCCTTTGCCGATCCGCTCAAGTGTTCGCAATGGACAGCGTCCGGAATATTTTTTGTTGTAGTCGAGAAAGCGCAGCCCTTCTCTGCCGACCTTGTCGTTATGATGATTGAACGGGGTATCGAAAA
This window encodes:
- a CDS encoding ThiF family adenylyltransferase, with protein sequence MNRKSYLAPQFKSLLLIGTGGTGSYLAQGLAKLVAGYRLDLQVLLVDPDMVEEKNCARQNFHAWEIGSGKSEALCQRLNQQYGVDFAFSKSRGEVHLHFVYDRLIVSCVDNIRSRKACKAHSPWLDLGNGQETGQAIFGTTEEQNKLKQEIESWDSTPYVGCLPSPYRVANMGRLKTRKSAPSCADHPFAEQGIFANEWAAQAGLAILHQLLVKGELITPHIYFDTAKGRMTSGFVTRDLFG